The following are encoded in a window of Poecile atricapillus isolate bPoeAtr1 chromosome 3, bPoeAtr1.hap1, whole genome shotgun sequence genomic DNA:
- the OTOR gene encoding LOW QUALITY PROTEIN: otoraplin (The sequence of the model RefSeq protein was modified relative to this genomic sequence to represent the inferred CDS: substituted 1 base at 1 genomic stop codon) — protein MDLAHTQQVLQQRKMTQSVYLMILLLYLRLMFPLATGIFMEKLTSKXLCTDDVLYTNSLARAEEDFNASDCRFINIKKGQLTYVYSKLMNEKDSGEFWPASIRVDPCVYEQTRSRLTHMSRNGLINQLKADEDCFKVSNYTTPCLKVYGEQYEGHMGTAGYFPSSLVSEQHVYQEANKTVPTRARNLQMPSWLHNFTWLCNANLL, from the exons ATGGACCTGGCACACACTCAGCAAGTgctgcagcaaagaaaaatgacacaaaGTGTTTATTTGATGATCTTACTTTTGTATCTCAGATTAATGTTTCCTCTTGCAACTGGAATTTTTATGGAGAAGCTTACCAGCAAGTAGCTGTGTACTGATGATGTACTGT ACACCAATTCCCTTGCCAGAGCAGAAGAGGATTTTAATGCTTCAGACTGCAGATTCATTAATATTAAGAAGGGCCAATTGACTTATGTTTACTCAAAACTAATGAATGAAAAAGACTCTGGAGAGTTCTGGCCTGCAAGTATAAGAGTTGATCCTTGTGTATATGAACAAACTAGAAGTAGATTAACACACATGTCAAGAAATGGAT TGATAAACCAGCTCAAAGCAGATGAGGATTGTTTTAAGGTATCTAATTATACAACTCCTTGCTTGAAGGTTTATGGAGAACAGTATGAAGGCCATATGGGGACAGCTGGTTATTTCCCTAGCAGTTTAGTGTCAGAACAACATGTCTATCAAGAAGCAAATAAGACTGTTCCTACAAGGGCAAGGAATTTACAAATGCCCAGCTGGCTGCATAATTTTACTTGGCTATGTAATGCTAATTTGCTGTAA